A single Chitinophagales bacterium DNA region contains:
- a CDS encoding NifU family protein, with product MRAPIEIYFEQTPNPESLKLVTSQILLPNIIIDRRRGEDTSEFPLAESLFEKFEWLTGVFVSNNFVTLTKGSPNDWYEFMNEARDYVKMYIENNFDIVTKSYLDNQLAEKLNEQDDTVEGKIKDLLDKYVKPAVEKDGGFIAFHSFENGLVKLKMQGSCSGCPSSQITLKSGIEGLLKRMVPEVMEVEAEAG from the coding sequence ATGCGAGCTCCGATAGAAATTTATTTCGAACAAACTCCTAACCCTGAAAGCTTAAAATTGGTAACCAGCCAAATTTTGCTTCCCAATATAATTATTGATAGAAGACGTGGAGAAGATACCAGCGAATTTCCATTAGCAGAAAGTCTTTTCGAAAAATTTGAATGGCTAACAGGGGTTTTCGTATCCAACAATTTTGTGACCTTAACCAAAGGAAGCCCGAATGATTGGTACGAATTTATGAATGAAGCGAGAGATTATGTTAAAATGTATATCGAAAATAATTTTGATATCGTTACAAAATCCTATCTGGACAATCAACTCGCTGAAAAATTGAATGAGCAAGATGATACTGTCGAAGGAAAAATAAAGGACCTGCTAGATAAATATGTAAAGCCCGCTGTAGAAAAAGATGGGGGCTTTATTGCTTTTCACTCATTTGAGAATGGCTTGGTCAAGCTTAAAATGCAGGGATCATGTAGTGGCTGTCCATCTTCTCAGATTACTTTGAAATCAGGAATTGAGGGTCTTCTGAAGCGAATGGTTCCAGAAGTGATGGAAGTAGAGGCCGAAGCAGGATAA
- a CDS encoding cell division protein ZapA → MSQQERVHREVVIANRTYPLKIYKQDEDKILSIVKSVNHKIEQLKSVYDAKDNQDYLAMCILQLYAQQNSSHQSSSASDNSLEPEIEKIEGLLNEALN, encoded by the coding sequence ATGAGTCAGCAGGAGAGAGTCCATCGAGAGGTGGTCATAGCTAATAGAACGTATCCCCTCAAAATCTATAAGCAGGATGAGGACAAGATACTTAGTATAGTTAAATCCGTGAATCACAAGATAGAACAGTTAAAATCTGTCTATGATGCAAAGGATAACCAAGACTATTTAGCCATGTGTATACTTCAATTATACGCACAGCAAAATAGCTCTCATCAATCAAGCTCTGCTTCTGACAATAGTTTAGAGCCCGAAATCGAAAAGATAGAAGGGCTGCTCAATGAGGCCTTAAATTAG
- the rny gene encoding ribonuclease Y, with the protein MENPLVLIVLGVIGLLGTLAGFIFGKKSVSSDVTKLEEESKKEALRIVENAKKEAENIKKNQLIEAKEEKLRLTAEFEKSTRDRESKLIQKEADFKNRQSQLSQKIEQQSRKDKELENERNLLAKQKETLERKQQEVEKQHVTFQQELEKISGMSKEDAKQQLIESVRAKAESEALKQSKVIIEETMNKANKEAKKIIIQSIQRTASEYAIENTVSVFNLDSDDQKGQIIGREGRNIRAIEAATGCELVVDDTPEAIIISGYDPIRREVARLSLQRLVADGRIHPARIEEVVQKTQKQLEDHIVEIGERTVLDLNIQGMHPELIRYVGRMRFRSSYGQNLLMHSREVANLCATMAAELGLNPKLAKRAGLLHDIGKVPDEESELSHAILGMKICEKYGEHPSVCNAVGAHHDEIEMKFMIAPIIQACDSISGARPGARREVMESYMKRIAELEQIAGSYKGVEKAYAIQAGRELRVIVESDKINDKESEDLSFEIAQKIQNDMTYPGQIKVTVIREKRAVNVAK; encoded by the coding sequence ATGGAAAATCCATTAGTATTAATTGTCTTAGGAGTTATAGGTCTTCTAGGCACATTGGCTGGGTTTATTTTCGGAAAGAAAAGTGTCTCTTCCGATGTCACTAAGCTCGAAGAAGAAAGCAAAAAAGAGGCACTTCGTATAGTAGAAAACGCAAAAAAAGAAGCGGAAAACATTAAGAAAAATCAATTAATCGAAGCTAAAGAAGAAAAGCTAAGACTAACCGCCGAATTTGAAAAATCGACGCGTGATAGAGAATCTAAACTCATACAAAAAGAAGCAGATTTTAAAAACCGACAATCACAGCTATCTCAAAAGATAGAGCAGCAATCTAGAAAAGACAAAGAGTTAGAAAACGAAAGAAACCTCTTAGCCAAACAAAAAGAAACACTCGAAAGAAAACAGCAAGAAGTAGAGAAACAGCATGTTACCTTTCAACAAGAGCTAGAGAAAATCTCAGGTATGTCCAAGGAAGATGCCAAGCAACAACTTATAGAAAGTGTTCGAGCTAAAGCTGAAAGCGAGGCCTTGAAGCAGTCTAAAGTAATCATTGAAGAAACAATGAACAAGGCTAATAAGGAAGCTAAAAAAATAATTATTCAATCAATTCAAAGAACCGCTTCGGAATACGCCATTGAAAATACGGTGTCGGTTTTCAACCTTGATAGCGATGACCAAAAAGGTCAAATCATAGGTAGAGAAGGTAGAAATATCCGAGCTATTGAAGCAGCTACAGGTTGCGAATTGGTTGTAGATGACACTCCCGAAGCCATTATCATCTCTGGATACGATCCTATTCGTAGAGAAGTCGCCAGACTCTCACTTCAACGACTCGTTGCGGATGGACGTATTCACCCTGCTAGAATAGAAGAGGTCGTGCAAAAAACTCAAAAACAACTCGAAGACCATATTGTAGAAATTGGAGAGCGCACAGTACTTGACCTTAATATTCAAGGCATGCACCCAGAGCTGATACGTTATGTCGGACGTATGCGATTCCGCTCTAGCTATGGTCAAAATCTCCTCATGCACTCTCGAGAGGTTGCCAATCTTTGTGCTACTATGGCTGCAGAATTAGGTTTAAATCCTAAATTAGCCAAGCGCGCAGGTCTATTGCATGATATAGGTAAAGTACCTGATGAAGAGTCCGAACTTTCTCATGCTATATTAGGTATGAAAATTTGTGAAAAATATGGCGAGCATCCATCCGTTTGTAACGCTGTAGGTGCCCACCACGATGAAATAGAGATGAAGTTTATGATTGCTCCGATTATTCAAGCCTGCGACTCTATCTCGGGTGCAAGACCTGGTGCTAGGCGTGAAGTGATGGAAAGCTATATGAAGCGTATTGCAGAGCTAGAGCAAATTGCAGGAAGCTACAAGGGCGTAGAAAAAGCCTATGCTATCCAAGCAGGTAGAGAACTGAGAGTCATAGTAGAAAGTGATAAAATAAATGATAAAGAGTCTGAGGACTTATCCTTCGAAATAGCTCAAAAAATTCAGAATGATATGACTTATCCTGGACAAATCAAAGTAACTGTCATTCGAGAGAAAAGAGCGGTGAATGTAGCGAAGTAA
- a CDS encoding nucleotide exchange factor GrpE — protein MEENKKEELELELEQENSQNIGDEQTASNVEQKDTEAENSLEAQLAEQKDKFLRLFAEFDNYKKRVAKEQREFYAIAGKDIILDMISVNDDFERALKSFEGSEDLSAIKEGVQLIYDKLNKTIEKKGVKKIEAKGMHFDVEKHEAITEIPVSDDSQKGKVIDEIESGYMMHEKVIRFAKVVVGK, from the coding sequence ATGGAAGAGAACAAGAAAGAAGAATTAGAATTAGAATTAGAACAAGAAAATTCTCAGAACATTGGTGATGAACAAACAGCCTCAAATGTTGAACAGAAAGACACAGAGGCAGAAAATTCTTTAGAGGCTCAGCTGGCTGAGCAGAAAGATAAATTTCTCCGTCTGTTCGCCGAATTTGATAATTATAAAAAACGAGTGGCTAAAGAGCAACGTGAATTCTATGCCATAGCAGGAAAAGATATAATTCTCGACATGATATCTGTTAATGATGATTTCGAGAGAGCATTAAAATCATTCGAAGGTTCTGAAGATTTGTCAGCCATCAAAGAGGGAGTTCAACTTATATATGACAAACTCAATAAAACAATAGAGAAAAAAGGAGTGAAAAAAATAGAGGCTAAGGGAATGCACTTTGATGTAGAGAAGCACGAAGCTATTACGGAAATACCAGTGTCCGATGATAGTCAAAAAGGCAAGGTCATCGATGAGATTGAGAGCGGATATATGATGCATGAAAAAGTGATTCGATTCGCTAAAGTGGTTGTTGGGAAATAA
- the dnaJ gene encoding molecular chaperone DnaJ — MAKRDYYEILGVSKNATEKEIKDAYRKLAIKYHPDRNQGDKAAEEKFKEAAEAYDVLGNAEKKQRYDQFGHQAFDGNGGFGGGGGFGGMNMEDIFRNFGDVFGGGGGFEDFFGGGGRGRGGSRANRGSSIRITTKLTLEEIAKGTTKKVNIQRKTNCSGCKGSGAANEANAKESCKRCNGSGVIRKVQSTFLGQFQTESVCPTCEGKGEVIIKPCKECSGKGVNTSKDTIEINIPAGVQQGMSLSLRGEGNQGENGGSRGDLIVQIEEIEHATFIRDDKNIIYNLNINFAKLALGADVVIPTIDGNVKVNIKPGTQAGKILRLSGKGIPDVNGYGKGDQLIVINAWTPQNLTSEEKKAMENLVNASNFNPDVNAKSKEGFFSKMKDFFS; from the coding sequence ATGGCTAAAAGAGATTATTACGAAATATTAGGCGTATCGAAAAACGCCACTGAAAAAGAGATAAAAGATGCTTATCGCAAGTTAGCGATTAAATATCATCCCGATAGAAACCAAGGTGACAAAGCTGCTGAAGAAAAGTTTAAAGAAGCCGCCGAAGCCTATGATGTATTAGGTAATGCTGAAAAAAAGCAACGCTATGACCAGTTCGGACATCAAGCCTTTGATGGAAATGGTGGATTTGGCGGAGGCGGAGGTTTTGGTGGTATGAATATGGAGGATATTTTTCGAAACTTCGGCGACGTATTCGGCGGTGGCGGAGGTTTCGAAGATTTCTTTGGTGGAGGTGGTAGAGGCCGCGGTGGTAGCAGAGCAAACAGAGGCTCAAGTATTCGAATCACCACGAAACTAACTCTGGAAGAAATAGCCAAAGGCACCACAAAAAAAGTCAATATCCAGAGAAAAACAAATTGCAGTGGCTGCAAAGGAAGTGGAGCAGCGAATGAAGCCAATGCTAAGGAAAGTTGTAAAAGATGTAATGGGTCTGGAGTCATAAGAAAAGTTCAATCTACGTTTTTAGGTCAATTTCAGACAGAATCGGTCTGTCCGACCTGTGAAGGCAAAGGTGAGGTCATCATAAAACCATGTAAAGAATGCTCTGGAAAAGGAGTCAATACATCAAAAGACACCATAGAAATCAATATTCCTGCTGGAGTTCAACAGGGTATGAGCCTCTCTCTTCGAGGCGAAGGCAATCAAGGTGAAAATGGCGGTAGTAGAGGCGATCTAATTGTACAAATAGAAGAAATAGAGCATGCAACTTTTATTCGTGATGATAAAAATATCATCTACAATCTCAATATCAATTTTGCTAAATTAGCTCTAGGTGCCGATGTAGTAATTCCTACTATCGATGGAAATGTCAAAGTCAATATCAAACCGGGTACTCAGGCGGGAAAAATTTTACGATTAAGTGGTAAAGGAATCCCAGATGTCAATGGCTATGGCAAAGGAGACCAGTTGATTGTTATCAATGCTTGGACGCCACAAAATCTCACTTCAGAAGAGAAAAAAGCAATGGAAAATCTAGTCAATGCGAGCAATTTTAATCCCGATGTCAATGCTAAATCTAAAGAAGGATTCTTTAGTAAAATGAAAGACTTCTTTAGTTAA
- a CDS encoding OmpA family protein, translated as MEDNYLIIREYEERINDSKSSVHVNFIEFKHSNGLYYFALTKGDKVILRSEGYKTESSRDQGIHSVIKNCGDKNNYRTESAHGAHFLILLAGNHKEIARSYPMKEEIETFITLNSITSNTGDTNQNVIEDHLTIAEEKVVTPVAPELEIIEEPSVEEDKPSELEHNETKIDVDPPAPQDKVEEPTKIISSPLLESFQKEITSSETKEVFEKKEIKPELDDFEIEEDIIYEAEQINNEVQLNSEESKETTEENKTIDDYVEIKNIPNTHSSEINSEPKSELGRILAEEEKSSKGSLKWLGWLILLILTGALIWWLTQMKGCDTIKSLTGLNNSKDSIASASIDKIKSVDSLSVDQASIEAKATWEKTLGGMVSIRLPDGSLINVPENGTERKLVEYLEAKCGTSELKKTWFDMDRILFKSGTNQLKEISDEQITLIAKIFKSYPKKKFKIGGYTDNVGDPEANIRLSAIRAEAATRAIIAKGIDSARLRYEGYGQEHPICPENNTEECRAKNRRVAIRVDFCE; from the coding sequence ATGGAGGATAATTATTTAATCATAAGAGAATATGAAGAGAGGATAAATGACTCTAAATCCTCCGTCCATGTGAATTTTATCGAATTTAAGCATTCGAATGGATTATACTATTTCGCCTTGACAAAAGGGGATAAAGTAATCCTAAGAAGCGAAGGCTACAAAACTGAATCATCGAGAGATCAGGGAATTCATTCCGTTATAAAAAATTGTGGTGACAAAAATAACTATCGCACAGAGTCGGCTCATGGTGCCCACTTTCTCATATTGCTAGCAGGAAATCATAAAGAAATAGCAAGAAGCTATCCTATGAAGGAGGAGATAGAGACATTCATAACCTTGAATAGTATAACTTCAAATACTGGTGATACAAATCAAAATGTCATAGAAGATCATCTAACAATAGCTGAGGAAAAGGTCGTCACACCAGTTGCCCCAGAATTAGAAATTATAGAAGAGCCTAGTGTAGAAGAAGACAAACCGAGTGAGCTGGAACACAATGAGACTAAAATAGATGTTGATCCACCAGCTCCACAAGACAAGGTAGAAGAACCTACAAAAATTATAAGTTCTCCTTTACTTGAATCTTTTCAGAAAGAAATTACAAGCTCTGAGACCAAGGAGGTATTCGAGAAAAAAGAGATAAAGCCAGAATTAGATGATTTTGAAATCGAAGAGGATATTATCTACGAAGCCGAACAAATCAATAACGAAGTTCAACTAAATTCCGAAGAGTCTAAAGAAACTACAGAAGAAAATAAAACTATTGATGACTATGTTGAAATAAAAAACATACCTAATACTCATTCTAGCGAAATCAATTCTGAGCCTAAGAGCGAGCTTGGAAGAATACTAGCTGAGGAAGAAAAATCAAGCAAAGGAAGTCTGAAATGGCTGGGCTGGCTAATCTTACTAATTCTTACTGGAGCATTAATATGGTGGCTGACCCAAATGAAAGGTTGTGACACCATAAAGTCATTGACAGGATTAAATAATTCTAAGGATTCGATAGCAAGCGCATCAATCGACAAAATAAAATCTGTAGATTCACTCTCCGTTGACCAAGCCTCTATAGAGGCAAAAGCCACCTGGGAAAAGACCCTAGGAGGAATGGTATCTATTCGCCTACCCGATGGCTCCCTCATCAATGTTCCTGAGAATGGCACAGAGCGCAAATTAGTGGAATATTTAGAAGCAAAATGCGGAACGAGTGAACTCAAAAAAACTTGGTTTGATATGGATAGAATTTTATTCAAGTCGGGTACAAATCAACTAAAAGAAATTTCTGATGAACAAATTACCTTGATTGCTAAGATATTTAAATCCTATCCTAAGAAGAAGTTTAAAATAGGAGGCTACACAGACAACGTCGGTGACCCTGAAGCAAACATTCGATTATCTGCCATTCGTGCGGAAGCAGCTACTAGAGCTATTATAGCTAAAGGAATAGATTCAGCACGCTTGCGCTATGAAGGATATGGACAAGAACACCCTATCTGCCCAGAGAATAATACCGAAGAATGCAGAGCTAAAAATAGACGAGTAGCAATACGCGTCGATTTTTGTGAGTAA
- a CDS encoding T9SS type A sorting domain-containing protein has protein sequence MKKFLTLVFSATFIFLQAQFSDLAILPTQGSWAIHKGIIDNTEIEIIPDGHRAQVELTFTVYVDSVNLHFNNYRRNLPTYKDNLLEARLNFKLAPEAFFYDSYLWLNATTIIRAKILPRGEANRVYDSIVNRKIDPSILQKNWDNQYSLKIFPISTVFPRKVKIAYSIPFKVEDNGREFIELPTDILKLTSASSTTSLIVHHKSNVKFKHLVFPLTGSIINENSTSVTFRLQNNQWVTNPSFYLEYFNENAKEPFSFYHQKLTADECFYDLRLSTKQLTNLTKSISSFGVKIPLRTGGFVYQNYNTSKGLLIPNSLYNECGSFVGEMDFEKPIELKYKIGSTIFTLSDTLKSNRTGEFLYQNWAHMFSQNVTNDETKEISLKYRVLNNQTAFLALEDGDTVTSTKGNDMISNGGRVRSGIVSADKEAISVYPNPIIKDFKVESETPIISLRIIDISGRLVYSQEFEKGTKTLEFNSEELKMKSGIYWLIIEEKSKMHTIKVLKE, from the coding sequence ATGAAAAAGTTTTTAACTCTGGTTTTCTCAGCGACATTTATTTTTTTACAGGCTCAATTTTCTGACTTAGCTATCTTGCCTACACAAGGCAGCTGGGCGATTCATAAAGGTATAATCGATAATACGGAAATTGAGATAATACCCGATGGACACCGTGCTCAGGTAGAATTAACTTTTACAGTTTATGTGGACTCTGTGAATTTACATTTTAATAACTACAGGAGAAATCTACCTACCTACAAGGATAATCTATTAGAAGCACGATTAAATTTTAAGCTAGCTCCGGAGGCTTTCTTCTATGATTCTTATTTATGGCTCAATGCCACTACTATCATCCGAGCTAAAATACTTCCTAGAGGAGAAGCTAATAGGGTTTATGATTCCATTGTGAATCGTAAAATAGATCCTTCCATCTTGCAAAAGAACTGGGACAATCAATATTCTCTCAAAATATTCCCTATATCTACCGTATTTCCTAGAAAAGTAAAAATAGCCTATAGTATTCCCTTCAAAGTGGAAGATAATGGACGAGAGTTTATAGAGTTGCCTACGGATATACTCAAATTGACGAGTGCTAGTTCTACCACAAGTTTGATAGTTCATCATAAATCAAATGTCAAATTTAAGCACCTCGTTTTCCCGCTTACTGGCAGTATAATAAATGAAAATAGCACCAGTGTAACTTTTCGACTCCAAAATAATCAGTGGGTGACTAATCCAAGTTTTTACCTTGAATATTTCAATGAAAATGCGAAGGAGCCCTTTTCATTTTATCATCAAAAATTAACTGCAGATGAGTGCTTCTATGATTTGCGATTATCGACTAAACAATTAACAAATTTGACAAAATCAATTAGTTCTTTTGGTGTGAAAATCCCATTAAGGACAGGAGGTTTTGTCTATCAAAACTACAATACATCTAAGGGTCTTTTGATACCAAATAGCTTGTATAATGAGTGTGGCAGCTTTGTAGGAGAAATGGATTTTGAAAAACCAATAGAGCTCAAGTATAAAATAGGTTCCACTATTTTTACATTATCCGATACACTAAAATCTAACAGAACCGGCGAGTTCCTATATCAAAACTGGGCTCATATGTTTAGCCAGAATGTAACCAATGATGAAACAAAAGAAATTAGTCTTAAGTATAGAGTTTTGAATAATCAAACAGCCTTTTTAGCGCTTGAAGATGGCGATACGGTTACGAGTACAAAGGGAAATGATATGATATCCAATGGTGGTCGTGTGCGCTCAGGAATTGTTTCCGCAGATAAGGAGGCTATTTCTGTCTATCCCAATCCAATTATAAAGGATTTTAAGGTTGAGAGTGAAACGCCTATTATTTCTTTACGAATTATTGATATCAGCGGTAGATTGGTCTATTCACAAGAATTTGAAAAAGGGACCAAGACCTTGGAGTTCAATAGTGAGGAATTGAAAATGAAGAGCGGCATTTATTGGCTTATCATAGAAGAAAAGTCAAAAATGCACACAATAAAAGTCTTGAAAGAGTAA
- a CDS encoding GDYXXLXY domain-containing protein — protein MDKKKFLILAFTLMAFAQLYVPFSMVWESESILAKGTPYRFRTAPIDPNDPFRGKYITLNFKDNICNIANDSIWSQGDKAYGILENVNGFASIRSLQKSKPENKDYLYLTISYIVTVGNENKANLVFPFDKYYMEESKAYAAEKIYRERQLDTIHTTYALVYVKNGVGRLSDVKIGDSSIRDMLK, from the coding sequence ATGGATAAAAAGAAGTTTCTAATACTTGCTTTCACACTGATGGCTTTCGCTCAATTATATGTTCCTTTTTCTATGGTTTGGGAAAGTGAAAGTATATTGGCTAAAGGCACCCCTTATAGGTTTAGAACGGCACCTATAGACCCGAATGACCCATTTCGAGGAAAGTATATCACTTTAAATTTTAAAGACAATATCTGTAATATAGCCAATGACAGTATTTGGTCCCAAGGAGATAAAGCATACGGTATTTTAGAAAATGTGAATGGATTTGCAAGTATTCGTTCATTGCAAAAATCTAAGCCAGAAAACAAAGACTATCTCTATCTTACTATAAGCTATATCGTGACTGTAGGGAATGAAAATAAAGCCAATCTTGTTTTCCCATTCGATAAATACTATATGGAAGAATCCAAAGCCTATGCGGCAGAAAAAATTTATCGTGAGCGACAATTGGATACTATTCACACGACCTATGCCCTAGTATATGTAAAAAACGGAGTAGGACGACTCTCCGATGTCAAAATTGGGGATAGCTCTATTCGAGATATGTTAAAGTAG
- a CDS encoding DUF2157 domain-containing protein: MKRDIEELLKANVISPEIADAISNYYKQKEISSPNRLVVVFGILGALLVGLGVILIIAHNWDDLARGVKTFLAFIPLVLGQVATGYSIFRKKESTSWREASACFLIFAIGACISLISQIYNIEGDLGDFLLTWSLLVLPIVYIARSHIASLLYILLITYFLFESNSWTHGRQFNFLYWLLFLAIVPHLFFLFKNRKETNFINFHSFLISISLSCGVGSLAGEFPHLLSITFIALFSCFYGLGYTYKSSQQGHLSNGFILYGSMATMVTLFIASFQDFWRTMREVIWSASIFQTETFYFALLFFVSAILVYYYYFNDRRSQWRDNLQPIMPVFIVYSFIFIIGQFFPQLAQILINILILSIGVLTIRQGANMNHLGVLNYGLIIITILVACRFFDTDISFVWRGLIFVSLGLGFFATNFWMIKKRREDG, translated from the coding sequence GTGAAACGAGATATTGAAGAATTATTAAAGGCAAACGTAATAAGTCCAGAGATAGCAGATGCTATCTCCAATTATTACAAGCAAAAAGAAATATCTTCCCCAAACAGACTGGTTGTTGTATTTGGTATTTTAGGAGCATTATTAGTAGGACTAGGTGTTATCTTAATTATAGCGCATAACTGGGATGATCTAGCTCGAGGAGTTAAAACTTTTCTTGCTTTTATTCCACTAGTCCTAGGTCAGGTGGCCACTGGGTATTCTATTTTTAGAAAAAAGGAGAGTACATCCTGGCGAGAAGCTAGCGCCTGTTTTTTGATTTTCGCTATTGGTGCTTGCATCTCACTTATTAGTCAGATATATAATATTGAAGGAGATTTAGGTGATTTTTTATTGACTTGGAGTCTGCTTGTGTTGCCTATAGTTTATATTGCTAGATCTCATATAGCATCTTTGTTATATATTCTTTTGATTACTTATTTTCTATTTGAAAGTAATTCTTGGACGCATGGTAGACAGTTTAACTTTTTATATTGGTTGCTGTTTTTAGCCATAGTCCCTCATTTATTTTTTCTCTTTAAGAATAGAAAAGAAACTAATTTCATAAACTTTCATAGCTTTCTCATTTCAATTAGTTTGTCTTGTGGTGTAGGTTCACTAGCTGGCGAATTCCCTCATTTATTAAGTATTACATTCATTGCCTTGTTTTCATGCTTCTATGGGTTGGGGTATACCTATAAGTCTTCACAACAGGGTCATTTATCGAATGGTTTTATTCTGTATGGCTCTATGGCTACCATGGTCACCTTATTTATAGCTAGTTTTCAAGATTTTTGGAGGACTATGCGAGAAGTTATATGGAGTGCTTCGATATTTCAAACAGAAACATTTTATTTTGCACTTTTATTTTTTGTGAGCGCTATTCTAGTTTACTATTATTACTTTAATGATAGGAGATCCCAATGGCGAGATAATTTACAGCCTATAATGCCAGTATTCATAGTATATAGCTTCATATTTATAATAGGACAATTTTTCCCACAATTAGCACAAATTTTAATCAATATTCTTATTCTTAGTATAGGTGTATTGACTATAAGGCAAGGTGCGAATATGAATCACCTAGGGGTGCTAAATTATGGACTCATAATTATCACCATCCTAGTCGCATGCAGATTTTTTGATACCGATATTAGTTTTGTATGGCGCGGTCTAATTTTCGTCAGTCTAGGGCTTGGTTTTTTTGCTACGAATTTTTGGATGATAAAGAAACGAAGGGAAGATGGATAA
- a CDS encoding isoprenyl transferase: MITNDIDKSKLPQHIAIIMDGNGRWAQSQGKDRTFGHQNGVESVREAIKGCMEIGVKYLTLYAFSTENWNRPKEEVDFLMNLLVEAIVGETPELLKNDIRLETIGAIDELPHVSYQHLLQAKKDTAHCKELTLILALNYGSKKEITQAVQSIANRVLKGDLKIENIDETCITDNLYTCSFPDPEIMIRTSNEMRVSNFLTWQLAYAEFFFLPIFWPEFKREHLWECVRDFQQRERRFGKTSAQVQ, from the coding sequence ATGATAACCAACGATATAGATAAATCAAAACTACCACAACATATAGCCATCATCATGGACGGAAATGGCAGGTGGGCACAGAGTCAAGGTAAGGATAGAACTTTTGGGCATCAAAATGGAGTGGAGTCTGTACGAGAAGCTATCAAGGGATGTATGGAAATTGGGGTGAAGTATCTCACACTTTATGCGTTTTCTACGGAAAACTGGAATAGACCGAAGGAAGAAGTTGATTTTTTGATGAATCTGCTCGTAGAGGCTATAGTCGGAGAGACACCAGAGCTACTGAAGAATGATATTCGATTAGAAACAATCGGTGCCATAGATGAGCTACCTCATGTTTCTTATCAGCATTTACTTCAAGCTAAAAAAGATACAGCTCACTGTAAGGAATTGACTTTAATCTTAGCATTGAACTATGGATCAAAAAAAGAGATAACTCAAGCAGTTCAGTCTATTGCGAACAGAGTTTTAAAAGGTGATTTAAAGATTGAAAATATCGACGAGACATGCATAACAGATAACCTTTACACATGTAGTTTTCCAGATCCAGAGATTATGATTCGCACCTCAAATGAGATGAGAGTATCTAATTTTCTCACCTGGCAATTAGCTTATGCGGAGTTTTTCTTTTTACCTATTTTCTGGCCAGAGTTTAAGCGAGAACATTTGTGGGAATGTGTTAGAGATTTTCAGCAGAGAGAGCGTCGCTTCGGTAAAACTAGTGCCCAGGTCCAGTAA